A single region of the Jatrophihabitans sp. GAS493 genome encodes:
- a CDS encoding DedA family protein: MNILNPTHLISSYGTLGLAFIIFAETGLLIGFFLPGDSLLFLAGAYSAASVTAPIHLNLGLTLVAVIVAAIAGGEVGYFIGRRLGPELFKRRDSRFFKQQNVTRSREFLDEYGPGKALLIARFVPIVRTLMNPVAGVLRVPLRSFTVFNVVGGVLWAGGVTLLGYFLGSAINIDKYILPVTAGVILISLIPLGLEYRRQRSRADGPA; this comes from the coding sequence GTGAACATCCTCAACCCGACGCACCTGATCTCCTCCTACGGCACGCTGGGGCTGGCCTTCATCATCTTCGCCGAGACCGGACTGCTGATCGGTTTCTTCCTGCCCGGTGACTCGCTCCTCTTTCTGGCCGGTGCCTACAGCGCAGCCTCGGTGACGGCCCCGATCCACCTGAACCTGGGGCTCACCCTGGTGGCGGTCATCGTCGCCGCTATCGCCGGCGGAGAGGTCGGCTACTTCATCGGCCGCCGACTTGGCCCCGAGCTCTTCAAGCGCCGCGATTCCCGCTTCTTCAAGCAGCAGAATGTCACCCGCTCCCGCGAGTTTCTGGACGAGTACGGCCCGGGGAAGGCGCTGCTCATCGCGCGTTTCGTGCCTATCGTGCGGACACTGATGAACCCGGTGGCGGGCGTGCTGCGGGTGCCGCTGCGCAGCTTCACCGTCTTCAACGTCGTCGGCGGGGTGCTCTGGGCCGGCGGGGTGACGCTGCTCGGATACTTCCTGGGATCGGCGATAAACATTGACAAATACATCCTCCCGGTGACGGCCGGGGTCATCCTGATCAGCCTGATCCCACTCGGGCTGGAGTACCGCAGGCAGCGCAGCCGAGCCGACGGACCAGCCTGA
- a CDS encoding FtsX-like permease family protein: MIRLGLRLTLNGGREAVVRLVISAAAVALGVGMLLITLAGINAVNSQNARFSWLETGTAAAETPTSPHVDPAWWYLTGDLYQGEILGRVDVATTGATSPVPPGVDALPGPGEFYASPALAKLLHDDPHGPLATRYPGRQIGIIGPAALPAPSSLIAIVGHTPEELSQLPGATEVTAIGTTVPSSCNGDCYFIGIDARGIDLILSITAAAILCPVLVFIATATRLSAARREQRFAAMRLVGATPRQISVIAAVESTAAAVFGVAGGFLLFAGLRHPLAAVPFTGTRFYLSDISLNRLDVLAVAVGVPIAAAVAARLALRRVSISPLGVTRRATPRPPSAYRIIPLLLGVAELSYFVAVGRPATTPGQIQAFLTGFLLIMVGLVIAGPWFTMLGARLVADRTGRPAALIAARRLADNPQAGFRAVAGLVLALFVTSVAVTMITTINAYGAGGHTTVQQSATLVEQYHSQDGSRSTAIPAIPATLIQRLKAIPGVQAVSVVHQMPSDDPRAFPPGVASCAALAEAPALGHCADGASVATVEAYFGGRDSTQASTVWPASSVPAAQLERLPVELTAVVTDGSTDAIEGARTLLEQAHPSLAVAATIGELNAQNPNTKLNKQYQQLADVVILTSLPIAGCALAVSVATGLSDRRRPFSLLRLTGAPLGMLRRVVALESAVPMIALATVSIGVGFLASGLFLKAQLTESLRAPGMGYYLIVLSGLVASLVIVACTFPLLERITGPEASRNE, from the coding sequence ATGATCAGACTGGGCCTACGGCTGACCCTCAACGGCGGCCGGGAGGCGGTCGTACGTCTGGTGATCTCGGCTGCGGCGGTTGCACTCGGGGTGGGCATGCTGCTCATCACGCTGGCCGGTATCAATGCCGTCAACTCACAGAACGCCCGCTTCAGCTGGCTCGAGACCGGGACCGCCGCGGCCGAAACACCGACCAGCCCGCACGTCGACCCGGCCTGGTGGTACCTCACCGGCGACCTCTACCAGGGCGAGATCCTCGGTCGGGTGGACGTGGCGACCACCGGGGCGACGTCGCCGGTGCCGCCCGGCGTTGACGCGCTCCCAGGTCCCGGCGAGTTCTATGCCTCACCGGCACTGGCGAAGCTGCTGCACGATGACCCGCACGGTCCGCTGGCCACTCGCTACCCGGGGCGCCAGATCGGCATCATCGGGCCCGCCGCGCTCCCGGCCCCGAGTTCACTGATCGCTATCGTCGGGCACACACCCGAGGAGCTCTCCCAGCTGCCCGGCGCCACTGAAGTCACCGCCATCGGCACCACCGTTCCGAGCAGTTGCAACGGTGACTGCTACTTCATCGGCATCGACGCGCGCGGCATCGACCTCATTCTCTCGATCACGGCGGCCGCGATCCTCTGCCCGGTCCTGGTCTTCATCGCCACCGCGACCCGCCTCTCGGCCGCACGCCGGGAACAGCGCTTCGCCGCGATGCGACTCGTAGGCGCTACCCCCCGTCAGATATCGGTCATCGCCGCCGTCGAATCGACCGCCGCCGCGGTGTTCGGCGTCGCGGGGGGCTTCCTCCTCTTCGCCGGACTGCGTCATCCGCTGGCCGCTGTCCCGTTCACCGGGACCCGCTTCTATCTCAGCGATATCTCGCTGAATCGTCTGGACGTGCTGGCCGTCGCGGTGGGTGTACCGATCGCCGCGGCCGTCGCCGCGCGGTTGGCCCTGCGCCGGGTCAGCATCTCCCCGCTCGGAGTCACCCGTCGGGCCACCCCACGCCCACCCAGCGCCTACCGGATCATTCCGCTGCTGCTCGGCGTGGCCGAGCTCAGCTACTTCGTGGCGGTCGGGCGTCCGGCGACCACGCCCGGCCAGATCCAGGCCTTCCTTACCGGCTTCCTGCTGATCATGGTCGGGCTAGTGATCGCGGGGCCCTGGTTCACGATGCTCGGGGCACGCCTGGTCGCCGACCGCACCGGCCGACCGGCTGCCCTGATCGCCGCTCGCCGGCTGGCCGACAATCCGCAGGCCGGCTTCCGTGCAGTAGCCGGGCTGGTGCTCGCCCTCTTCGTCACCAGCGTCGCCGTCACGATGATCACGACCATCAACGCCTACGGCGCCGGCGGCCACACCACGGTGCAGCAGAGCGCAACGCTGGTCGAGCAGTATCACTCGCAGGACGGCTCGCGTTCGACGGCGATCCCGGCCATTCCGGCCACGCTGATCCAGCGCCTGAAGGCGATCCCCGGGGTGCAAGCGGTGAGTGTGGTGCATCAGATGCCCAGCGATGACCCGCGCGCGTTCCCACCCGGCGTAGCCTCCTGCGCGGCGCTGGCCGAGGCCCCGGCACTGGGGCACTGCGCGGACGGGGCGTCGGTGGCCACCGTCGAGGCCTACTTCGGAGGCCGCGACTCGACCCAGGCCAGCACCGTCTGGCCGGCATCGTCGGTGCCTGCGGCCCAACTGGAGCGACTGCCGGTCGAGCTGACCGCTGTGGTGACCGACGGGTCAACCGACGCGATCGAGGGCGCCCGAACCCTGCTGGAGCAGGCGCACCCTTCGCTCGCGGTGGCCGCGACGATCGGTGAATTGAATGCGCAGAATCCCAATACCAAGCTGAACAAGCAGTACCAGCAACTGGCCGATGTGGTCATCCTGACCAGCCTCCCGATCGCCGGCTGCGCCCTCGCCGTGAGCGTCGCGACCGGCCTAAGTGATCGCAGGCGTCCGTTCAGCCTCCTGCGGCTGACCGGGGCCCCGCTCGGCATGCTGCGCCGGGTCGTCGCCCTGGAGAGCGCGGTGCCGATGATCGCGCTCGCGACTGTGTCGATCGGTGTCGGCTTTCTGGCGTCGGGGCTCTTCCTGAAAGCCCAACTGACCGAATCACTGCGAGCCCCGGGAATGGGCTACTACCTGATCGTGCTCAGCGGATTGGTCGCCTCGCTGGTGATCGTCGCCTGCACCTTCCCTCTCCTGGAGCGGATCACCGGCCCGGAAGCGTCCCGCAACGAATAG
- a CDS encoding response regulator transcription factor: protein MRILVAEDDVRMASMLRRGLTEDGYTVDVVGDGSEAIWRATEHEYDAVVLDLMLPGADGFEVCRALRSANRWAPVLLLTARTEVADRVRGLDSGADDYLAKPFSFSELSARLRALMRRGTTPRPTVLTAGNLALDPAAREAWRGDVLLELSPREFSLLELFLRHPGQVLSRTRILDHVWDFAYDGGSNVVDQYVAYLRRKIDRPFNVEQLETVRGAGYRLSAEPRPSKPAAG, encoded by the coding sequence GTGAGGATTCTGGTGGCCGAAGACGATGTGCGGATGGCGAGCATGCTGCGGCGCGGACTCACCGAGGACGGCTACACCGTTGACGTGGTCGGCGACGGCAGCGAAGCGATCTGGCGGGCGACCGAGCACGAGTACGACGCCGTCGTACTCGATCTGATGCTCCCGGGTGCCGACGGCTTCGAGGTCTGCCGGGCGCTGCGCTCGGCCAACCGCTGGGCGCCGGTGCTGCTGCTGACCGCGCGCACCGAGGTCGCCGACCGGGTGCGCGGCCTCGACAGCGGGGCTGACGACTATCTGGCAAAACCGTTTAGCTTCAGTGAATTGTCGGCCCGGCTGCGGGCACTGATGCGCCGCGGCACCACCCCCCGGCCGACGGTGCTCACGGCGGGCAATCTCGCCCTCGATCCAGCCGCCCGGGAGGCGTGGCGCGGAGATGTCCTCCTGGAACTCTCGCCCCGTGAGTTCTCGTTGCTGGAACTCTTCCTCCGCCACCCCGGTCAGGTGCTCTCACGTACCCGCATCCTCGACCATGTCTGGGACTTCGCCTACGACGGTGGCAGCAACGTCGTCGACCAGTACGTCGCCTACTTGCGGCGCAAGATCGACCGCCCCTTCAACGTCGAGCAACTGGAGACCGTCCGCGGGGCAGGTTACCGGCTCAGCGCCGAACCCCGCCCCAGCAAGCCGGCCGCGGGCTGA
- a CDS encoding undecaprenyl-diphosphate phosphatase: MHAQLSWLEASVIGLVQGVTELFPVSSLGHSVLIPAIIGGSWAKDLDVSSPESPYLAFIVGLHVATAIALVIYFWRDWLSIVRGLGSSIRHRRIEHDNERLGWLLVISTIPVGLVGLLLEHTLRTVLAKPSPTAVFLMINGLILFAAERWKRRAANRDLAVENLPDSEDEVISRLPIRDALLVGTSQCLALAPGISRSGVAMATGLRRGLSHESAARFSFLLATPVILAAGVLKIPDLLGPLGDGIRPQVLVGSLMSGIGAYLSVRYLSRYFEDRSLRPFAWYCLIAGAVSLVLVNR; this comes from the coding sequence GTGCACGCGCAATTGAGTTGGCTCGAGGCCAGCGTCATCGGTCTGGTCCAGGGAGTCACCGAACTCTTTCCGGTGAGCAGCCTCGGCCACAGTGTCTTGATCCCGGCGATCATCGGCGGGTCGTGGGCCAAGGACCTGGACGTCAGCAGCCCGGAGTCGCCCTATCTGGCGTTCATCGTCGGCCTGCATGTGGCCACCGCGATCGCGCTGGTCATCTACTTCTGGCGGGACTGGCTGAGCATCGTGCGCGGCCTCGGCTCCTCGATCCGGCATCGGCGCATCGAGCACGACAACGAGCGGTTGGGCTGGCTGCTCGTCATCTCGACGATCCCGGTCGGCCTCGTCGGACTGCTGCTGGAGCACACCCTGCGCACCGTGTTGGCCAAGCCCTCGCCGACCGCCGTCTTCCTCATGATCAATGGGCTGATCCTCTTCGCCGCCGAGCGCTGGAAGCGGCGCGCGGCCAACCGCGATCTCGCGGTCGAGAATCTCCCGGACAGTGAGGATGAGGTGATCAGCCGCCTCCCGATTCGGGACGCCCTCCTGGTCGGTACCTCGCAGTGTCTGGCCCTCGCGCCAGGCATCAGTCGCTCGGGTGTGGCGATGGCGACCGGACTGCGCCGCGGTCTCTCCCACGAGTCGGCGGCCCGCTTCTCGTTCCTGCTGGCCACGCCGGTCATCCTGGCCGCCGGCGTGCTGAAGATCCCGGATCTGCTGGGCCCGCTGGGCGACGGCATCCGACCGCAGGTATTGGTCGGCAGCCTCATGTCCGGTATCGGCGCCTACCTCAGCGTGCGCTACCTGAGCCGTTACTTCGAAGATCGCTCGCTGCGCCCCTTCGCCTGGTACTGCCTCATCGCCGGCGCCGTCTCGTTGGTGCTGGTGAACCGGTGA
- a CDS encoding acyl-CoA desaturase has protein sequence MSVAAGILTREQTDELGRELDAIRAELVAKLGQEDRDYIYKIIKAQRALEVAGRGSMFLGFLPPFWLAGVAALSMSKILDNMEIGHNVMHGQYDWMRDPAVNSKMFEWDNVCPSEQWRHSHNYMHHTFTNIRGKDRDIGYGVLRMDENQKWRPYYLGNPIYAFLLMMAFEWGVMAHDLEVEKLWTGRKKWSDTVGLRRQMWEKGVKQVLKDYVLFPALSGPLFLPTLAGNAVANVVRNVWSFGIIFCGHFPTGVPTFPQELTEDETRGEWYVRQMTGSANITGGSLFHILTGNLSFQIEHHLFPDIPARRYAEVAPQIQEICERYGLSYTSGRLSKQLGQVAMKICKLALPGRGSATSPTITAKRPELTVAA, from the coding sequence ATGAGTGTTGCAGCTGGAATACTGACGCGGGAACAGACCGATGAGCTGGGGCGGGAGCTCGACGCGATTCGGGCCGAGCTGGTCGCGAAGCTCGGTCAGGAGGACCGCGACTACATCTACAAGATCATCAAGGCTCAGCGGGCGCTTGAGGTCGCCGGCCGCGGGTCGATGTTCCTCGGCTTCCTGCCGCCGTTCTGGTTGGCCGGGGTGGCCGCGTTGTCGATGTCGAAGATTCTCGACAACATGGAGATCGGTCATAACGTCATGCACGGGCAGTACGACTGGATGCGTGACCCGGCGGTGAACTCGAAGATGTTCGAGTGGGACAACGTCTGCCCGTCGGAGCAGTGGCGCCACTCGCACAACTACATGCACCACACCTTCACCAACATCCGCGGCAAGGACCGCGACATCGGCTACGGCGTGCTGCGCATGGACGAGAACCAGAAGTGGCGCCCCTACTACCTCGGCAACCCGATCTACGCCTTCCTGCTGATGATGGCCTTCGAGTGGGGCGTGATGGCTCACGATCTGGAGGTCGAGAAGCTCTGGACCGGCCGGAAGAAGTGGTCGGACACCGTGGGCCTGCGGCGCCAGATGTGGGAGAAGGGTGTCAAGCAGGTCCTGAAGGACTACGTGCTCTTCCCGGCGCTGAGTGGCCCGCTCTTCCTGCCTACGTTGGCCGGCAATGCGGTGGCCAACGTCGTTCGCAACGTCTGGTCGTTCGGAATCATCTTCTGCGGTCACTTCCCGACCGGAGTGCCAACCTTTCCGCAGGAGCTGACCGAGGACGAGACCCGCGGTGAGTGGTACGTCCGGCAGATGACCGGTTCGGCCAACATCACCGGTGGGTCGCTCTTCCATATCCTCACCGGAAATCTCTCCTTCCAGATCGAGCATCACCTCTTCCCGGACATCCCGGCCCGCCGCTACGCCGAGGTGGCGCCGCAGATCCAAGAGATCTGCGAGCGCTACGGCCTCTCGTACACCAGTGGGCGGCTGTCCAAGCAGCTCGGTCAGGTGGCGATGAAGATCTGCAAGCTGGCCCTTCCGGGTCGCGGGTCGGCCACGAGCCCGACGATCACCGCGAAGCGGCCTGAGCTCACCGTGGCGGCCTAG
- a CDS encoding cell wall metabolism sensor histidine kinase WalK, which translates to MLPIRLKIALASTLATVILLGGAGLIFLTTLHSGLQNSLDNSLRSRSDELAAEVNSDGTVRSDLTSGRITLGDNTYGQVLGSDGAVLQSVDELQHSLLSAQQLAEAKSGARFFDVLVNSTHGGHHQEVRVLAAPVGSGGTVVAVGLSRDIVDEAVERAGKQLLLLGFIVLLIAAPGSWFLAGSALAPVERMRRQAAELQANDAGGGLTVPETRDEIGRLATTMNALLARLHDALERERAFVADAGHELRTPLTVLRGELELAQRPGRSNEELLATVEVAAEETERLIRLAEDLLVLARDEDSANLRLTRFDLVETLADATALFDALALKRSVEIELDAPAALAVTADPDRIRRAVENLISNALRYAPAGSRVIVRAARAGDEVRIAVLDEGPGFPPELIPVVFERFRRGDVARTRGGVDDSEQGGSGLGLAIVRNIMRSHGGDAEAANRNPGPGAQVTLHWPVTDA; encoded by the coding sequence ATGCTGCCGATCCGGCTCAAGATCGCCCTCGCCTCGACCCTGGCCACAGTGATACTCCTCGGCGGAGCCGGGCTGATCTTTCTCACCACGCTGCATTCGGGGCTGCAGAACAGCCTGGACAACTCGTTGCGCAGCCGTTCGGACGAACTCGCGGCCGAAGTGAACAGCGACGGAACGGTCCGCTCCGACCTCACTTCGGGTCGGATAACGCTGGGCGACAACACCTACGGACAGGTGCTCGGCAGCGATGGGGCGGTGCTGCAGAGTGTCGACGAGCTCCAGCACTCCCTACTCTCGGCGCAACAACTGGCCGAGGCCAAGAGTGGGGCCCGCTTCTTCGACGTGCTGGTGAACTCCACGCACGGGGGTCACCATCAGGAGGTTCGTGTCCTCGCCGCGCCGGTGGGGAGCGGCGGCACAGTGGTCGCGGTCGGGCTCAGTCGCGACATCGTCGATGAGGCCGTCGAACGGGCCGGCAAACAGTTGCTCCTGCTCGGGTTCATCGTCCTGCTCATCGCCGCCCCGGGGTCCTGGTTCCTGGCTGGTAGCGCCCTCGCTCCCGTCGAACGGATGCGGCGGCAGGCCGCAGAATTGCAGGCCAACGATGCCGGCGGTGGCCTTACCGTCCCTGAGACCCGCGACGAGATCGGGCGACTGGCCACGACCATGAACGCGCTGCTGGCCCGGCTGCACGACGCACTGGAGCGGGAGCGGGCCTTCGTCGCCGACGCGGGGCATGAGTTACGGACCCCGCTGACGGTGCTACGCGGCGAACTCGAACTGGCTCAGCGGCCCGGGCGCAGCAACGAGGAGCTGCTGGCGACGGTCGAGGTGGCGGCCGAGGAGACCGAGCGACTGATCCGGTTGGCCGAGGATCTGCTGGTGCTGGCCCGCGACGAGGACTCCGCAAACCTACGGTTGACCCGCTTCGATCTGGTGGAGACCCTCGCCGACGCGACGGCGCTCTTCGATGCCTTGGCCCTCAAGCGCAGTGTCGAGATCGAACTCGATGCACCGGCCGCCCTGGCGGTGACCGCCGACCCCGATCGCATCCGCCGGGCGGTCGAGAATCTGATCAGCAACGCGTTGCGCTACGCACCGGCTGGAAGCCGGGTCATCGTGCGCGCCGCTCGGGCCGGCGACGAGGTCCGGATCGCGGTTCTCGACGAGGGACCGGGCTTCCCACCGGAGCTGATTCCGGTGGTCTTCGAACGGTTCCGCCGGGGCGACGTCGCCCGCACCCGCGGCGGCGTCGACGACTCCGAGCAAGGCGGATCGGGGCTCGGCCTGGCCATCGTGCGCAACATCATGCGCAGTCACGGCGGCGACGCCGAGGCGGCGAATCGCAATCCCGGACCAGGCGCGCAGGTGACGCTGCACTGGCCGGTGACCGACGCGTGA
- a CDS encoding beta-phosphoglucomutase family hydrolase, translated as MLGLPDQVTACLFDLDGVLTQTAKVHAAAWKATFDAFLRERDGDSYRPFDQVADYDEYVDGKPREDGVRDFLASRGITLPDGTPDDRPTDQTVYGLGNRKNDDLQQRIERDGVEVYDGSVRYLKAAREAGLRCVVVSSSANTAQVLKVTGLQQYVEGRVDGVTLQREHLKGKPAPDSFLAGARLVATPAAQAVVFEDALAGVAAGRAGGFGFVVGVDRVGQAAALKEHGADVVVADLADLLTEQR; from the coding sequence ATGCTCGGACTTCCCGACCAGGTGACCGCCTGTCTCTTCGACCTCGACGGCGTCCTGACTCAGACGGCGAAGGTCCACGCTGCCGCCTGGAAGGCCACCTTCGATGCCTTCCTGCGCGAGCGCGACGGCGACTCCTACCGTCCATTCGACCAGGTCGCCGACTATGACGAGTACGTCGACGGGAAGCCACGTGAGGATGGTGTGCGCGACTTTCTCGCCTCGCGGGGGATCACCCTTCCCGACGGCACCCCGGACGATCGGCCGACGGACCAGACCGTCTACGGTCTCGGCAATCGTAAGAACGACGATCTGCAGCAACGAATCGAGCGGGACGGCGTCGAGGTGTATGACGGGTCGGTGCGCTATCTGAAGGCGGCTCGGGAGGCCGGGCTCCGCTGCGTCGTCGTCTCCTCCAGCGCCAACACCGCGCAGGTGCTGAAGGTGACCGGTCTACAGCAGTATGTCGAGGGGAGGGTCGATGGGGTGACGCTGCAACGCGAGCACCTCAAGGGCAAACCGGCGCCGGATTCGTTCCTGGCCGGTGCCCGGCTGGTGGCTACGCCGGCCGCACAGGCGGTCGTCTTCGAGGATGCCCTGGCCGGAGTGGCGGCCGGGCGAGCCGGGGGATTCGGCTTCGTCGTCGGAGTGGATCGGGTCGGGCAGGCAGCGGCGCTGAAGGAGCACGGCGCCGATGTCGTCGTCGCTGACCTGGCCGACCTGCTGACGGAACAGCGATGA
- a CDS encoding glycoside hydrolase family 65 protein yields MIIQPQFPVEPWVVRETSVNLDHLAQAESIFALANGHIGVRGNFDEGEPYGLPGSYLSSFYEQQPLPYAEAGYGYPESGQSIVNITNGKLIRLVVDDEAFDLRYGTILSHERLLDLRTGLLQRDVHWRSPAGKEVRVRSTRLVSFTRRSIMAINYQVEALDSAVRIVLQSELVANEEMPTRSADPRVAAVLENPLEAQEHSSDGSRFRLLHNTRRSQLRIAAGMDHLVGEVQDPVLRMNVEPDWARMTIGAHLEPGQRLQLTKFVAYSWSSQRSVPALRDQVDAALASAMATGWRALADEQRAYLDDFWAGADVEVEGAPELQQAVRFGLWHVLQAAARSELRAVAAKGLTGTGYDGHAFWDTEMFVLPVLTATAPQASADALRWRHSTLDLARDRAKTLSFQGAAFPWRTIAGQECSAYWPAGTAAFHINAAVAVAAARHLRWSGDLDFGRGCALEVAVETARLWMSLGFYGMDGRFHLDGVTGPDEYSAVADDNVYTNLMAARNLRFAADVARRWPTEAEALGVTVDEVQSWRSADEAMAVPYNEQLQVHEQSRDFTAHAVLDFQRAAATGSYPLLLHWPYFDLYRKQVVKQADLVLALHWCGDSFTAEEKARDFAYYEALTVRDSSLSACTQSIVAAEVGQLELAYDYLMEAALTDLDDLEHNTSDGMHIASLAGTWLGIVCGFGGLRDHSDQLAFAPRLPDGLTRLAFRLRWRGSVLRVTVTPDAATYEADQKPDEEIALRHHGQSFTLTSTSSVTLPIDAMPRPGPRPTQPAGRAPVRREAGESE; encoded by the coding sequence ATGATCATCCAGCCGCAGTTTCCGGTCGAGCCCTGGGTGGTGCGCGAGACGAGCGTGAACCTCGACCACCTGGCCCAGGCCGAGTCGATCTTCGCGCTGGCCAACGGGCACATCGGAGTGCGGGGCAACTTCGACGAGGGGGAGCCGTACGGCCTTCCGGGGAGCTACCTGAGCTCCTTCTACGAGCAGCAGCCGCTGCCCTACGCCGAAGCCGGCTATGGATACCCCGAATCCGGGCAGAGCATCGTCAATATAACCAACGGGAAACTCATCCGACTGGTGGTCGACGACGAAGCCTTCGACCTGCGTTACGGCACCATCCTGTCTCATGAGCGCCTCCTCGACCTGCGCACCGGACTGCTGCAGCGTGACGTCCACTGGCGATCACCGGCCGGGAAGGAGGTCCGCGTCCGCTCGACCCGGCTGGTCTCCTTCACTCGTCGGTCGATCATGGCTATCAACTACCAGGTCGAGGCGCTGGACTCAGCGGTGCGCATCGTGCTGCAGTCGGAATTGGTGGCCAATGAGGAGATGCCGACGCGGTCGGCCGACCCCCGCGTCGCGGCGGTGCTTGAGAATCCGCTCGAGGCCCAGGAGCACAGCAGTGACGGCAGCCGGTTCCGGTTGCTGCACAACACCAGGCGCAGCCAACTGCGGATCGCGGCCGGAATGGATCACCTGGTCGGTGAGGTGCAGGATCCGGTGCTGCGGATGAACGTCGAACCGGATTGGGCCCGGATGACGATCGGCGCGCACCTCGAACCGGGCCAGCGCCTGCAGTTGACCAAGTTCGTGGCCTACAGCTGGTCAAGTCAACGGTCGGTGCCGGCCCTTCGCGATCAGGTCGATGCGGCGCTGGCCTCGGCGATGGCGACCGGCTGGAGAGCGCTGGCCGATGAGCAGCGGGCCTACCTCGATGACTTCTGGGCCGGCGCCGATGTGGAGGTCGAGGGTGCGCCGGAGCTTCAGCAGGCGGTCCGCTTCGGGCTCTGGCATGTCCTGCAGGCGGCGGCCCGCTCGGAGCTGCGGGCGGTGGCGGCCAAGGGGCTCACCGGCACCGGATACGACGGGCATGCCTTCTGGGACACCGAGATGTTCGTCCTCCCCGTCCTGACCGCCACCGCTCCACAGGCCTCAGCCGACGCGCTGCGCTGGCGGCACTCCACCCTCGACCTGGCCCGCGACCGAGCCAAGACCCTGAGTTTCCAGGGGGCGGCCTTCCCATGGCGCACGATCGCCGGACAGGAGTGCTCGGCCTACTGGCCGGCCGGTACGGCGGCCTTCCACATCAATGCGGCGGTCGCGGTGGCCGCCGCCCGGCATCTGCGGTGGAGTGGTGATCTGGATTTCGGTCGCGGCTGCGCGTTGGAGGTCGCCGTCGAGACGGCGCGCCTCTGGATGTCGCTCGGCTTCTACGGGATGGACGGTCGCTTCCACCTGGACGGCGTCACCGGCCCGGACGAGTACAGTGCCGTGGCCGACGACAACGTCTATACGAATCTCATGGCGGCCCGCAACCTCCGCTTCGCCGCCGACGTCGCGCGGCGCTGGCCGACCGAGGCCGAGGCGCTCGGCGTGACGGTCGACGAGGTGCAGAGCTGGCGCAGTGCCGACGAGGCGATGGCGGTGCCCTACAACGAGCAACTGCAGGTGCATGAGCAGTCCCGGGACTTCACGGCGCACGCAGTGCTTGACTTCCAGCGGGCCGCCGCGACCGGAAGCTACCCGCTCCTCCTGCACTGGCCGTACTTCGACCTCTACCGCAAGCAAGTGGTGAAGCAGGCCGACTTGGTGCTCGCTCTGCACTGGTGTGGTGACTCCTTCACCGCCGAGGAGAAGGCTCGCGACTTCGCCTACTACGAGGCCTTAACAGTGCGGGATTCGTCGCTCTCGGCCTGCACCCAGTCGATCGTTGCGGCTGAGGTCGGACAGTTGGAGCTGGCCTACGACTACTTGATGGAGGCGGCGCTGACCGACCTCGACGACCTGGAGCACAACACGTCCGACGGGATGCACATCGCCTCGCTGGCCGGCACCTGGCTGGGGATCGTCTGCGGGTTCGGCGGGCTACGAGACCACTCCGATCAGCTTGCCTTCGCGCCGCGGCTGCCCGACGGGCTGACCAGACTGGCGTTTCGACTGCGCTGGCGCGGCAGCGTCCTGCGCGTCACCGTCACCCCTGATGCGGCCACCTACGAGGCCGACCAGAAGCCGGATGAGGAGATCGCGCTGCGCCACCACGGACAATCCTTCACCCTCACCTCAACGAGCAGCGTGACGCTACCCATCGACGCGATGCCGCGGCCCGGCCCGCGGCCGACCCAGCCCGCCGGTCGGGCACCGGTGCGGCGCGAGGCAGGGGAGTCTGAGTAG
- a CDS encoding VOC family protein has translation MPIFRLNHAVLYVNDVARSVAFYRDVLGFDYIPGGASMRGAAFLRAPGSTNDHDLGLFEIGSQAAPSGAGRSTVGLYHLAWEVDTLGDLEALTGRLADAGALVGASDHGTTKSLYAKDPNGLEFEVVWLIPAALITEEDRSRSSRIGALDLTREIERFGRDAQGGIGVSRPAVSV, from the coding sequence ATGCCGATTTTCCGTCTCAATCACGCGGTGCTCTACGTCAACGATGTGGCCCGCAGCGTGGCCTTCTACCGCGACGTCCTCGGCTTCGACTACATCCCGGGCGGGGCTTCAATGCGGGGAGCGGCCTTTCTGCGAGCCCCCGGTTCGACCAATGATCATGATCTCGGGCTCTTCGAGATCGGTTCGCAGGCTGCACCGTCGGGGGCCGGCCGCTCGACCGTCGGGCTTTATCACCTGGCCTGGGAGGTCGACACCCTCGGCGATCTGGAGGCGCTGACCGGGCGGTTGGCCGATGCCGGCGCGCTCGTCGGCGCATCCGATCACGGAACCACGAAGTCGCTCTACGCGAAGGATCCGAACGGGTTGGAGTTCGAGGTCGTCTGGCTCATTCCGGCCGCGCTGATCACCGAGGAGGATCGCAGCCGCTCCTCGCGTATCGGCGCCTTGGACCTGACCCGTGAGATAGAACGTTTCGGCCGGGACGCCCAGGGCGGAATCGGCGTCTCGAGACCGGCCGTCAGCGTCTGA